A genomic stretch from Nitrobacter winogradskyi Nb-255 includes:
- the pcsA gene encoding phosphatidylcholine synthase, with amino-acid sequence MSQPSRQGPLPGPGTSRTAALLVHVFTATGAGIALLAMLEAVREHWAAMFAWLGLALLIDGLDGPMARRLNVQAAQPNWSGEILDLVVDFLTYVFVPAYAITASGLLLPFAAPLLGVGIVISSALYFSDRRMKTDDNHFRGFPALWNAAAFYLFLLRPSPAASTLAIAALIVLTFVPLKVLHPVRVKRFRGFNLSLIAVWAALAMTTVAHDFNVAMPVTAVLCAIAFYIVCGDAVIRLLRPEKQ; translated from the coding sequence ATGAGCCAACCAAGCCGGCAGGGCCCGCTACCCGGACCCGGAACGTCGCGGACCGCCGCGCTCCTGGTCCATGTTTTCACGGCGACCGGGGCCGGAATTGCGCTGCTCGCCATGCTGGAAGCCGTGCGGGAGCACTGGGCAGCCATGTTTGCCTGGCTGGGTCTGGCGCTACTCATCGATGGCCTGGACGGGCCGATGGCGCGGCGGCTGAACGTCCAGGCAGCGCAGCCAAACTGGTCCGGTGAGATACTGGACCTCGTGGTCGACTTCCTCACCTACGTATTCGTTCCGGCCTACGCCATCACCGCGAGCGGCCTGTTGCTTCCGTTCGCCGCGCCGTTGCTGGGCGTAGGCATCGTGATCAGCAGCGCGCTTTATTTCTCCGACCGCCGGATGAAGACAGACGATAACCACTTTCGTGGTTTCCCGGCGCTCTGGAACGCCGCGGCGTTCTACCTGTTTCTGCTGCGTCCATCACCGGCGGCTTCGACCCTCGCGATCGCAGCGCTTATCGTGCTGACCTTCGTCCCTCTCAAGGTTCTGCACCCGGTACGGGTGAAGCGGTTTCGCGGTTTCAATCTGTCGCTGATCGCGGTATGGGCTGCGCTTGCAATGACGACCGTTGCTCACGACTTCAATGTGGCGATGCCGGTCACGGCCGTGCTTTGCGCCATCGCATTCTACATCGTCTGCGGCGATGCCGTGATCCGTCTCCTGAGGCCAGAGAAACAATGA
- a CDS encoding invasion associated locus B family protein translates to MNFRLLTTSALHRGRAFALFAAVTLVAVPFASDAPAQQAPPPKGKAAPAKGAQQAPAANQAAPADQQVQLIYAPWTKFCLKGQDAKAKQVCFTGKDGRIESGQPVIAAVIIEPEGEPKKILRVTLPLGMQLVHGTRIIVDSNPPQQSPYVICFANGCMSDYELSADMLGHLKKGQNLIVQAINSNGAPLTLPLPLAEFAKAYDGPPTDPKVFEETQKKLQEELQKRAAEARAKLEATQQGTAKQ, encoded by the coding sequence ATGAATTTTCGTCTCTTGACCACGTCCGCTTTGCATCGCGGACGGGCCTTCGCCCTGTTCGCCGCGGTGACGCTCGTGGCCGTTCCATTTGCGTCGGACGCTCCCGCCCAGCAAGCGCCCCCCCCCAAAGGCAAGGCGGCTCCAGCAAAGGGAGCGCAGCAGGCTCCGGCGGCAAACCAGGCGGCGCCAGCCGACCAGCAGGTGCAACTGATCTATGCCCCCTGGACCAAGTTCTGCCTGAAAGGCCAGGATGCGAAAGCCAAGCAGGTATGTTTCACCGGCAAGGACGGACGAATCGAATCCGGCCAGCCCGTAATCGCGGCGGTCATCATCGAGCCCGAAGGCGAGCCCAAGAAGATTCTCCGCGTAACGCTGCCGCTCGGGATGCAACTCGTCCACGGAACGCGCATCATCGTCGATAGCAACCCGCCGCAGCAGAGTCCCTACGTGATCTGCTTCGCCAATGGCTGCATGTCGGATTATGAGTTGTCAGCGGATATGCTCGGACACCTGAAGAAGGGCCAGAATCTGATTGTTCAGGCAATCAATTCCAACGGCGCGCCGCTGACGCTGCCGCTTCCGCTGGCTGAGTTCGCGAAAGCCTATGACGGCCCGCCGACCGACCCCAAGGTGTTCGAGGAAACCCAGAAGAAGCTGCAGGAAGAACTGCAGAAGCGGGCTGCCGAAGCGCGCGCGAAGCTCGAAGCCACCCAACAGGGTACCGCTAAACAGTAG
- the hspQ gene encoding heat shock protein HspQ — translation MTKARTARFQIGQIVRHRIYSFRGVIFDIDPVFNNTEEWWLSIPENVRPHKDQPFYHMLAENADSEYVAYVSEQNLLPDDSGEPIRHSQVTEIFIQDESGGYRPRNPSLN, via the coding sequence ATGACGAAAGCGCGTACCGCCAGATTCCAGATCGGCCAAATCGTTCGCCATCGGATTTATTCGTTTCGGGGCGTGATCTTCGATATCGATCCGGTCTTCAACAACACGGAAGAATGGTGGCTCTCGATCCCGGAGAATGTCCGGCCGCACAAGGATCAGCCATTCTACCATATGCTCGCCGAGAATGCGGATTCCGAATACGTGGCTTATGTCTCGGAGCAGAACCTTCTGCCAGACGACTCCGGCGAGCCAATCCGGCACTCGCAGGTGACCGAGATTTTCATCCAGGATGAATCCGGCGGCTATCGTCCCCGCAACCCGTCTCTGAATTGA
- a CDS encoding AMP-binding protein, protein MLQNNSSPTLDELFDRILVRQPDRPALIDPPDKLRVTGQSPLHLTFAQADRAVSALAAHFIEAGLPANSIIAVQLPNTIELALTVLAAHRAGLIVALLPQLWRQAELAVAINRTGARAIVAMGNIDGVNHADLAMNAAAEVFSVRHVCGFGSNLPEGMVPLDIATERTIDRSRLMIRDSRRAALVTFEASGSGFLAVPRTHVNLIAAGLAIFLESSLPQNATILSALAPSSFAGLTSSFVMWLLSGGTLAMHHPFDETVLVRQMETERCDTLVAPASLALRMAETGALSSVPSLRHVVGLWRVPEQVGSSAPWSDSERQMTDVYLFGEAGLFASRRVEDGSPAPIMPGPYRTPPQVPITSTAGEIVLTPHGTLGLRGPMVPIAAYAAPESPSEDFVVPSQPDYVDTGYAARIDRATGAIAITAPPAGVMAVGGYRFPAQDLQEWARRLGPNAMLTALPDRLSGHRLAGRAGDNARAREALKELGLNPLMVEAFRDRSVSG, encoded by the coding sequence GTGCTCCAGAACAATTCATCGCCTACGCTGGATGAACTCTTCGACCGCATCCTCGTCCGGCAGCCGGACCGGCCGGCGCTGATCGATCCGCCGGACAAGCTGCGGGTGACGGGACAGTCACCCCTGCATCTGACCTTTGCCCAGGCCGACCGGGCGGTATCAGCATTGGCGGCCCACTTCATCGAGGCTGGCCTGCCCGCCAATTCGATCATAGCGGTACAGCTACCCAACACCATCGAACTGGCGCTGACAGTGCTTGCCGCCCATCGCGCCGGTCTGATCGTGGCGTTGTTGCCCCAGCTTTGGCGGCAGGCCGAGCTCGCTGTTGCGATCAACCGGACAGGCGCGCGCGCGATCGTCGCGATGGGCAATATCGACGGCGTCAATCATGCCGACCTCGCGATGAACGCGGCGGCGGAAGTGTTCTCCGTCCGTCATGTCTGCGGCTTCGGCAGCAACTTGCCGGAAGGTATGGTTCCGCTGGATATCGCTACCGAAAGGACAATCGACCGCTCGCGGCTGATGATCCGGGATTCGCGCCGCGCCGCGCTGGTGACGTTCGAGGCTTCGGGCTCGGGCTTCCTCGCCGTGCCGCGAACCCACGTCAACCTGATCGCCGCCGGGCTTGCCATCTTTCTCGAGAGCAGCCTGCCTCAGAACGCGACAATTCTCTCGGCTCTCGCGCCGTCGTCCTTCGCCGGGCTGACCTCATCCTTCGTGATGTGGCTGCTCAGCGGCGGCACCCTGGCGATGCATCATCCCTTCGACGAAACTGTTCTCGTGCGGCAGATGGAAACCGAACGCTGCGACACGCTGGTCGCGCCGGCCTCCCTGGCATTGCGGATGGCTGAAACCGGTGCTCTGTCTTCCGTCCCGAGCCTGCGTCATGTCGTTGGTCTCTGGCGGGTTCCGGAACAGGTGGGATCGAGCGCGCCCTGGTCCGACAGCGAGAGGCAAATGACCGACGTCTACCTGTTCGGCGAGGCGGGTCTTTTCGCGAGCCGCCGCGTGGAGGACGGCTCCCCTGCCCCGATCATGCCCGGCCCTTATCGGACGCCACCTCAGGTTCCCATCACATCCACGGCCGGCGAGATCGTTTTGACCCCGCACGGCACGCTGGGGCTGCGAGGGCCGATGGTGCCGATCGCGGCCTACGCCGCGCCGGAGTCTCCTTCCGAGGACTTCGTCGTGCCGTCGCAGCCGGATTATGTCGATACCGGCTATGCCGCGCGGATCGATCGCGCCACGGGCGCCATTGCGATCACGGCGCCGCCGGCCGGCGTCATGGCCGTCGGCGGCTACCGGTTTCCCGCACAGGACCTTCAGGAATGGGCGCGACGGCTCGGACCGAACGCCATGCTGACGGCGCTTCCCGACCGTCTGAGCGGCCATCGCCTTGCCGGGCGAGCCGGCGACAATGCCCGCGCTCGCGAGGCTCTCAAGGAACTGGGGCTGAACCCGTTGATGGTGGAAGCATTTCGCGATCGTTCCGTGAGCGGCTGA
- a CDS encoding UbiH/UbiF family hydroxylase — MNESAKPVAIFDVAVVGGGPAGLAAAIALSHAGARTALIARRVGYGDNRTTALLGGSIDLLRELDVWPRCEADAAPLRVMRLVDDTGRLIRAPEVRFSAAEIGRDAFGYNIANRALMAAMEARAAEAENLTRIDGEAEQVTPGDTVVTITTRQGDELSARLAVGADGRQSLCRKAACIGITRRALDQAALTFNVAHSRPHKNTSTEFHTPHGPCVFVPLPGDRSSVVWVASPREVERLAALSDDELAEAAERRSHSILGRLEVGQGRNKFPLGIERPARFAGNRIVLVGESAHVLPPIGAQGLNLGLRDAADIAEIVGDVLSSGEDPGASPALARFETARRSDVLSRTFAIDVANRSLLSDFLPIQTARAFGLHLISKVGPLRRLAMREGLAPSWRRRPHREPRSKAFSGEVDTGSSQENASKQ, encoded by the coding sequence ATGAACGAGAGCGCGAAGCCGGTTGCAATCTTTGATGTCGCGGTGGTGGGCGGAGGGCCTGCCGGATTGGCTGCGGCGATCGCCCTCTCCCATGCCGGCGCGCGGACGGCGCTAATCGCGCGGCGCGTCGGTTATGGCGATAACCGGACGACAGCCCTGCTTGGCGGTTCCATCGATCTGTTACGAGAGCTTGACGTATGGCCCCGCTGCGAGGCCGATGCCGCCCCTCTCCGTGTCATGCGGCTTGTGGACGATACCGGACGTCTTATCCGGGCTCCCGAGGTGCGTTTTTCCGCCGCCGAGATCGGGCGCGACGCATTCGGCTACAATATTGCAAACCGCGCGCTGATGGCCGCCATGGAGGCGCGCGCCGCGGAAGCGGAAAACCTCACGCGGATCGACGGCGAAGCTGAGCAGGTCACGCCCGGCGATACCGTGGTCACCATCACCACCCGGCAGGGAGATGAATTGAGCGCTCGTCTGGCGGTCGGGGCCGACGGGCGGCAGTCGCTATGCCGCAAAGCCGCGTGCATCGGCATTACGCGTCGCGCGCTCGATCAGGCTGCTTTGACGTTCAACGTCGCGCATAGCCGGCCGCACAAAAACACCTCGACCGAGTTTCATACCCCGCATGGTCCCTGCGTTTTTGTGCCGCTGCCCGGAGACCGCTCCAGTGTCGTCTGGGTCGCCTCCCCCAGGGAGGTGGAGCGGCTTGCCGCCCTGAGCGACGACGAACTGGCCGAAGCCGCCGAACGGAGATCGCATTCGATCCTGGGACGGCTTGAGGTCGGCCAGGGACGAAATAAGTTTCCGTTAGGGATCGAGCGGCCCGCGCGATTTGCAGGCAACCGCATCGTTCTGGTCGGCGAATCCGCCCATGTCCTGCCGCCGATCGGCGCGCAGGGGCTGAACCTGGGCCTGCGTGACGCCGCCGATATCGCGGAGATTGTCGGCGACGTTCTGTCCTCCGGGGAAGATCCCGGCGCATCTCCCGCTCTTGCGCGTTTCGAAACGGCGCGGCGCAGCGACGTTCTGAGCCGAACCTTCGCGATCGACGTGGCGAACCGGTCGCTGCTCAGCGATTTCCTGCCGATCCAGACCGCACGCGCATTCGGGCTGCACCTGATCAGCAAGGTCGGTCCGCTCCGACGCCTTGCCATGCGCGAGGGTCTCGCGCCGTCGTGGCGGCGGCGTCCACATAGGGAGCCTCGGTCTAAAGCATTTTCCGGCGAAGTGGATACCGGTTCGTCGCAAGAAAATGCGTCAAAACAATAA
- a CDS encoding TerC family protein, whose amino-acid sequence MIELLTSPEAWAALVTLTALEIVLGIDNVIFLSVIVSRIPPKQAKRARQVGLALAVIFRIALLTVLVWLIGLTTPVLTVQDFAFSWRDIILIGGGLFLIAKATHEIHGEVEAREHEAGETPKPRAFLLVIVQIIIIDLVFSLDSIITAIGMAKDLEIMIAAVIIACFVMYLSSGPVSRFVSEHPTTKMLALAFLVLIGVALVADGFHFHIPRAYIYFAMAFSAAVEMFNVLAGRNRKKASR is encoded by the coding sequence ATGATCGAACTGCTGACCAGCCCGGAAGCATGGGCTGCACTCGTGACGCTGACCGCGCTCGAGATCGTGTTGGGCATCGACAACGTCATTTTCCTGTCGGTGATTGTTTCGCGAATCCCGCCGAAGCAGGCGAAGCGCGCGCGCCAGGTCGGCCTCGCGCTGGCCGTGATCTTCCGCATCGCGCTGCTGACCGTGCTGGTCTGGCTGATCGGCCTGACCACGCCGGTACTGACGGTGCAGGACTTTGCCTTTTCCTGGCGCGACATCATCCTGATCGGCGGCGGCCTGTTCCTGATCGCCAAGGCCACGCATGAGATCCACGGCGAGGTGGAGGCGCGTGAACACGAGGCGGGGGAAACGCCGAAACCACGCGCGTTTCTTCTGGTCATCGTGCAGATCATCATCATCGATCTGGTGTTTTCCCTGGATTCAATCATCACGGCGATCGGCATGGCGAAAGATCTCGAGATCATGATCGCGGCCGTCATCATCGCATGTTTCGTCATGTACCTGTCGTCGGGGCCGGTGTCCCGGTTCGTCAGCGAGCACCCGACAACCAAGATGCTGGCGCTGGCGTTTCTGGTGCTGATCGGCGTCGCGCTCGTCGCGGACGGCTTCCACTTTCACATCCCGCGCGCCTACATCTACTTCGCGATGGCGTTCTCCGCGGCGGTGGAAATGTTCAACGTCCTCGCCGGGCGCAACCGCAAGAAAGCGAGCCGCTGA
- a CDS encoding 5-oxoprolinase subunit PxpA, which translates to MTIDLNCDLGESFGVWPMGSDAAMIELATSVNIACGFHAGDADTMRKTVDLAGTHGVNIGAHPGYRDLHGFGRRPIAGLTSGEIENLVAYQIGALQAIATMAGHRVTHVKAHGALSNVACEDDMTARAIASAVKAVDPGLVFVVPANSRLVAAGEAAGLPLAHEVFADRAYEDDGSLVSRRKPGAVLHNADEIARRVVTMLQSGEVVSITGKPIRMRMDTVCIHGDTPDAVRIARTLRQALKDNGIAVAPFNLIK; encoded by the coding sequence ATGACGATCGATCTCAATTGCGATCTTGGCGAAAGCTTCGGCGTCTGGCCGATGGGCAGCGATGCTGCGATGATCGAGCTTGCGACGTCCGTCAACATCGCCTGCGGTTTTCATGCCGGCGATGCGGACACGATGAGGAAGACCGTCGATCTTGCCGGAACGCATGGCGTCAACATCGGCGCGCATCCCGGCTATCGCGACCTGCACGGCTTCGGGCGGCGGCCGATCGCCGGCCTTACCTCCGGGGAAATCGAAAACCTCGTCGCGTATCAGATCGGCGCGCTTCAGGCGATCGCCACCATGGCGGGGCACAGGGTCACGCATGTGAAGGCCCACGGGGCGCTGTCTAATGTCGCTTGCGAAGACGACATGACCGCGCGCGCGATCGCCTCAGCGGTCAAAGCCGTCGACCCCGGTCTCGTCTTCGTGGTGCCTGCGAACTCGCGTCTCGTCGCGGCCGGCGAAGCCGCCGGCCTGCCGCTGGCGCATGAGGTGTTCGCCGACCGTGCCTATGAAGATGACGGATCGCTGGTGTCGCGGCGCAAGCCGGGCGCGGTGCTTCATAATGCGGATGAGATCGCTCGCCGCGTCGTGACAATGCTTCAATCCGGAGAGGTGGTTTCAATCACCGGCAAGCCGATCAGGATGCGTATGGATACGGTCTGCATTCATGGCGACACGCCGGACGCGGTCCGTATCGCGCGTACATTGCGCCAGGCGCTCAAGGATAACGGCATCGCCGTCGCGCCTTTTAATCTGATAAAATAG
- a CDS encoding quinone oxidoreductase family protein — MTRAVRVHRVGGPEALVYEAVDLGTPGQGEVRIRQHAIGLNFIDVYYRSGLYKTPAAPFIVGNEAAGEVVSVGPGVTNFHPGDRVAYYFDLGGYATDRNIPADKLVKLPDHITYEQGAVLMLKGLTVWYLLHKTFKVEHGHRVLIHAAAGGIGLLACQWAKALGANVIGTVGSKAKADLALANGCDHVILYEEEDFVARVKQISRNELCDVVYDGVGKMTFPGSLSCLRPRGLFVSFGNASGRVPPFPLVELSHHGSLFATRPKLNDYIATRGELLEGADTVFAAVITGSLHVQINHAYALKDAAKAQTDLESRRTTGAIILKP; from the coding sequence ATGACCAGGGCGGTACGCGTTCACCGGGTCGGTGGTCCCGAGGCGCTTGTCTATGAGGCCGTGGACCTAGGTACGCCGGGGCAGGGCGAGGTCCGCATCAGGCAACATGCGATCGGCCTGAATTTTATCGACGTGTACTATCGCAGCGGGCTCTACAAAACGCCGGCCGCCCCGTTCATCGTGGGCAATGAGGCCGCGGGCGAAGTCGTTTCCGTTGGACCGGGCGTCACCAATTTTCACCCCGGCGACCGCGTCGCTTATTATTTCGATCTCGGCGGTTATGCGACCGACCGCAACATCCCGGCGGACAAGCTGGTTAAACTACCCGACCACATCACCTACGAGCAGGGCGCGGTGCTGATGCTCAAGGGATTGACGGTCTGGTATCTCCTGCACAAGACCTTCAAGGTCGAGCACGGCCATCGCGTTCTGATCCATGCCGCGGCGGGCGGTATCGGGCTTCTCGCCTGCCAGTGGGCGAAGGCGCTCGGCGCGAACGTCATCGGCACCGTCGGGTCGAAGGCCAAGGCGGACCTTGCGCTGGCGAACGGCTGTGATCACGTCATCCTCTATGAGGAGGAGGACTTCGTCGCGCGCGTCAAGCAGATCAGTCGCAACGAACTATGCGACGTGGTCTATGACGGCGTCGGCAAGATGACGTTTCCGGGCTCGCTGTCCTGCCTGCGGCCGCGCGGACTGTTCGTCAGTTTCGGCAACGCGTCAGGCCGGGTGCCGCCGTTTCCATTGGTCGAGCTTTCCCATCACGGCTCGCTGTTCGCCACGCGCCCGAAGCTGAACGATTATATAGCGACGCGCGGGGAGCTTCTCGAAGGCGCCGATACGGTCTTCGCCGCCGTCATCACCGGCAGTCTGCACGTTCAGATCAATCATGCCTATGCGTTGAAGGACGCTGCGAAAGCCCAGACCGATCTCGAAAGCCGCCGGACCACAGGCGCCATCATTCTCAAGCCGTGA
- a CDS encoding GGDEF domain-containing protein, which translates to MSQQGPLIVVSHGERQASVVSRASRSIFPVLDIDWSEASRGIERFQPAAVFVPTTEGAGVGLDRLAGQLAAMQPYVPLIVADPPMPCPDNALPFSSLNEGIDRFDRRLNAALRVRTLHATVLRRLAGNPAAPSLPDADPIRDATVLLIGRGAAYPTLSVAFGERLGVVGALSIEAAAKHLNARDLDGVVISEGFARRVVDALLTVLAEDTRFRNLPIAVPAGGPWATYDLPNLEVMPSEPHHAVSTFLPLVRQHAFEARLHRTLKSMDAGGLLDPRTGLLTGDAFHRELNMAIRQTRSSGASLSIARFSLGQQHERPLFDAARILSRLMRRMDFGTLEADGSIVVVFADADLRNAQMIARRLSSVMKHTTLSAKRTVRIDPQVTLTASRFDDSAVSLLTRLSSEARAAS; encoded by the coding sequence ATGTCCCAGCAAGGCCCGCTTATCGTTGTCTCACACGGCGAGCGACAAGCGTCCGTCGTCTCTCGAGCGAGCCGGAGCATCTTCCCTGTTCTCGACATCGATTGGTCGGAAGCCTCCCGCGGCATCGAACGCTTTCAGCCGGCAGCCGTGTTCGTCCCCACGACCGAAGGCGCGGGCGTGGGATTGGATCGCCTCGCCGGTCAGCTTGCCGCGATGCAGCCTTACGTTCCCCTGATCGTCGCCGATCCCCCAATGCCCTGCCCGGACAACGCGCTTCCGTTCTCGTCCCTGAACGAAGGCATCGACCGGTTCGACAGGCGTCTCAATGCGGCGCTGCGCGTGCGAACGCTGCACGCGACCGTCCTCCGGCGGCTTGCAGGCAATCCGGCGGCGCCAAGCCTGCCGGATGCCGACCCGATCCGGGATGCGACCGTTCTCCTGATCGGGCGCGGCGCCGCTTATCCGACGCTATCGGTGGCCTTTGGCGAACGGCTCGGCGTCGTCGGGGCGCTCAGCATCGAGGCGGCGGCGAAGCATCTCAACGCGCGGGATCTGGACGGTGTCGTTATCAGTGAGGGGTTCGCCCGGCGCGTGGTCGACGCGCTTCTGACCGTGCTCGCTGAAGACACGCGCTTTCGCAATCTGCCGATCGCGGTTCCGGCCGGCGGCCCGTGGGCGACCTATGATCTTCCCAATCTCGAAGTGATGCCGAGCGAGCCCCATCATGCCGTCAGCACGTTTCTGCCTTTGGTTCGGCAGCACGCATTCGAGGCGCGTCTGCATCGTACGCTGAAATCAATGGATGCGGGCGGACTCCTCGATCCGCGAACGGGTCTCCTGACCGGGGATGCCTTCCACCGTGAACTCAACATGGCGATCCGCCAGACCCGCTCCAGCGGCGCGAGTCTCTCCATCGCGCGCTTCTCGCTCGGCCAGCAGCATGAACGCCCGCTGTTCGACGCGGCGCGTATTCTCAGCCGGCTGATGCGGCGAATGGATTTCGGCACGCTCGAAGCCGATGGTTCGATCGTCGTGGTTTTTGCCGACGCTGATTTACGCAACGCGCAGATGATCGCGCGGCGGCTTTCGAGCGTGATGAAGCATACGACGCTCAGCGCCAAGCGTACCGTGCGGATCGACCCTCAGGTCACCCTGACGGCATCCCGGTTTGATGACTCGGCGGTATCGCTCCTCACCCGCCTGAGCAGTGAAGCGCGCGCGGCATCATAA
- a CDS encoding extracellular solute-binding protein, producing the protein MHGEPALPPDFSRMPYADPDAPKGGRLVQSVPGSFDSLNPFIVKGVALQQIRGFVVESLMARGHDEPFTLYGLLAERIETDDARTYATFHLNPQARFYDGRSVRAEDVLFSWQLLRDKGRPNHRQYYSKVATAEAIDERTVRFDFGGTTDRELPLILGLMPVLPKHAVDAATFEQTSMTAPLGSGPYRVTAVKPGASVTLTRNPDYWGRNLPVNRGLWNFDEIRFDYYREANSQFEAFKRGLYDFRVESEPLRWHEGYNFPAAGDGQLVREAIKTGLPAPSEYLVFNTRRPMFSDIRVREALTLLFDFEWINRNYFFGLYSRAGGFFAGSELSAYARAAADGERSLLKPFPSAVRSDILDGSYRLPVTDGSGRDREALRAALALLSQAGYEFDGTVLRHRSTKAPLAFEILVTTRDQERIALAYARDLKRAGIEVSVRSVDGVQFDQRRLAFDFDMIQNRWDQSLSPGNEQSFYWGSEAADIPGTRNYMGVKNPAIDAMIAAMLKARERPGFVDAVRALDRVLMSGFYVIPVYNVREQWIARWNRIERPAATALTGYIPETWWRRPPKPGK; encoded by the coding sequence ATGCATGGCGAACCGGCCCTGCCGCCTGATTTCAGCCGGATGCCCTATGCCGATCCGGACGCGCCCAAGGGTGGCCGGCTGGTTCAAAGTGTTCCCGGTAGTTTCGACAGCCTCAATCCCTTCATCGTCAAAGGCGTCGCGCTTCAGCAAATTCGGGGTTTCGTGGTCGAGAGCCTGATGGCCCGTGGTCACGACGAACCCTTCACGCTCTACGGTCTGCTGGCGGAAAGGATTGAAACCGACGATGCCCGCACCTACGCCACCTTTCATCTGAATCCACAGGCGCGCTTTTACGACGGGCGGTCCGTCCGTGCCGAAGACGTGCTCTTTTCCTGGCAACTTCTCCGGGACAAGGGCCGACCCAACCATCGTCAGTATTATTCGAAGGTTGCGACGGCGGAGGCGATCGATGAGCGCACGGTGCGTTTCGATTTCGGGGGAACCACGGATCGCGAACTGCCCCTGATCCTCGGCCTGATGCCTGTTCTGCCGAAACATGCCGTCGATGCCGCCACTTTCGAGCAGACCTCGATGACCGCCCCGCTGGGGTCCGGGCCGTATCGCGTGACCGCCGTCAAGCCTGGAGCCAGCGTGACGCTGACGCGCAACCCGGATTATTGGGGACGCAACCTGCCGGTCAATCGCGGCCTGTGGAACTTCGACGAGATCAGGTTCGACTACTACCGCGAAGCCAACAGTCAGTTCGAGGCGTTCAAGCGCGGTCTGTATGACTTTCGTGTCGAGAGTGAACCACTGCGCTGGCACGAAGGCTACAACTTCCCGGCAGCGGGCGATGGTCAGCTTGTCCGCGAAGCTATTAAGACCGGCCTGCCCGCGCCCTCGGAATATCTGGTGTTCAATACGCGGCGGCCGATGTTTTCCGACATTCGCGTTCGCGAGGCGCTGACGCTGCTGTTCGATTTCGAGTGGATCAACCGAAACTATTTTTTCGGACTCTATAGTCGCGCCGGCGGCTTCTTCGCGGGATCGGAACTGTCCGCCTACGCGCGCGCCGCCGCCGACGGAGAGCGGTCGCTGCTGAAGCCGTTTCCATCGGCCGTGCGAAGCGATATCCTCGACGGCAGCTACCGCCTTCCCGTGACCGACGGTTCAGGCCGGGACCGCGAAGCCTTACGCGCCGCTCTCGCGCTTCTGTCGCAGGCAGGTTACGAGTTTGACGGCACGGTCCTGCGCCATCGCTCGACCAAGGCTCCCCTTGCCTTTGAAATTCTGGTGACGACCCGCGATCAGGAGCGGATCGCGCTAGCTTACGCGCGCGATCTCAAGCGCGCCGGCATTGAGGTGTCCGTGCGCTCGGTCGATGGCGTGCAGTTCGATCAGCGTCGGCTGGCGTTTGATTTTGACATGATCCAGAACCGCTGGGATCAATCGCTGTCGCCCGGCAACGAACAGTCCTTCTACTGGGGCAGCGAAGCCGCCGACATTCCGGGCACCCGCAATTACATGGGCGTGAAGAATCCCGCGATCGACGCCATGATCGCCGCCATGCTCAAGGCCAGGGAGCGGCCGGGCTTCGTGGATGCGGTACGCGCGCTCGACCGGGTCCTGATGTCCGGATTTTACGTGATTCCGGTTTACAACGTTCGAGAACAATGGATCGCGCGCTGGAATCGGATAGAACGACCGGCAGCGACCGCGTTGACTGGATACATCCCTGAAACTTGGTGGCGAAGGCCGCCGAAGCCCGGCAAGTGA